The nucleotide window CGGACTTCACCCTGGTGGCACCGCGCGTGGCGGGGTTCATCAAGGAAGTGCTGGTGGAAGACAATCAGCAGGTCAAGGCAGGACAGCTACTGGCCTTGATCGACGATCGCGATCTGCGTGCTGCCGCAGAGGCTGCCGACGCTGAAACCCTGGTGGCCAGGGCGCAACTTCAGAACGCTCGTTCAACCCTTGAGCGCCAGACATCGGTGATCGCTCAGGCCCAGGCCACGGTGGTTTCGGCGAAAGCGGAAATGGCCTTCGCCGAGCATGAACTTAACCGCTACAACCACCTCGCCGGGGTAGGCGCTGGCACGGTGCAGAATGCTCAGCAAGCGCGCACGCGCATCGACCAGGCCTCCGCTCGCTTGGCCAATGCCACGGCAGTGCTCGCGGCGGAACGCAAGCAGGTAGAGATCCTGACCGCCCAGCGTGACGCGGCCGAAGGTGGGCTGAAACGAGCGCAAGCGGCGCTGGAAATGGCCAGCTATGAGTTGTCCTATACGCGCATCGTCGCGCCCCAGGACGGCATGGTCGGCGAGCGCGCGGTGCGGGTCGGCGCTTATGTCACACCGGGCAGCAAGATTCTGGCCGTGGTGCCGTTGGAGCGGGCCTATGTGGTCGCCAATTTTCAGGAAACCCAACTGACTGATGTACAGCCGGGGCAGAGCGTGCAAGTGCACGTCGACAGCCTCGGCGGCGAAGCCCTGCGCGGTCGCGTCGAGAGCATCGCACCGGCCACTGGCGTGACCTTCGCCTCGGTCAAACCGGACAACGCCACCGGCAACTTCACCAAGGTTGTGCAACGGATTGCGGTGAAAATCGTTCTGGAGCCGGGTCAGGCGTTGGCCGAGCGGTTGCGGGTGGGGATGTCGGTGGAGGCGAGGATTGATACTGCCAGCAGCGGCGAACGTGAGGTCGCGCAACGATGAACTTTGTTAATCGCACACCCCTGTGGCGAGGGAGCTTGCTCCCGCTGGGCTGCGAAGCGGCCCCAAAAATTGCGAGTGCTGCGCACTCGAACGGGAGCAAGCTCCCTCGCCACAGAGTCAGCATTCATTCAGTGGTTTTTGTGCTGAGCCTGTTTTCATTGAGCGCCTGCACCGTCGGCCCGGACTTCCAGAAACCGCTGCCGCAGCAAGTGGCCGAATGGTCAAAACCGGGCAACGCCGCCGCCAGTCAGATCGCTTCCAGCGAAATGGACGAACGCTGGTGGGAGGTATTCAACGACCCAAAACTCTCGGCCCTGACCCAACGCGCCCTGACCGATAACCTCGACCTGAAACTCGCCAGCAGCCGCTTGCAGCAAAGCCGCGCCGCGCGTCAGGTGGTCACCGCCAACCGCTATCCCAACACCGCCGCCACCGGCAGCTACGGGCGCAAACGCAACAGCGGTGAAGGCCTGAACGATCCGTCGGGCAACAACGGCGACTCGGCGTACAACCTGTGGGATGCAGGCTTTTCCGCCTCCTGGGAACTGGATTTCTGGGGCCGGGTGCGCCGCGAAACCGAAGCCGCCGATGCCACCCTGGAAGTGGCGGAAAACGATCGTCGTGGCGTGCTGCTGTCGGTGCTCGCCGAAACCGCTCAGGACTACATTCAACTGCGCGGTGTGCAAAGCACCCGGGCCGTCACCGAGCAGAACCTCGACGTCGCCCGGCACAGTTTGAAACTCTCGCAACTGCGCCTGGCGGACGGGGTGGCGACGGACCTGGACGTTGCCGAAGCCGCTGCGCAAGTCGCGGCCATCGAATCACGTTTGCCGGCGCTGGAGCAGCGTCAGTCGCAACTGATCAACGCCCTGAGCCTGTTGATGGGCGAACCGCCGCAAGCGCTGTCCGCCGAGTTATCCACAGACGCTCCCGTGCCGCAAACCCCGCGTCAGGTCGCCATCGGCTTGCCGTCGCAATTGGCCGAGCGCCGCCCGGACATCCGTCAGGCCGAAGCCCGTTTGCATGCCGCTACCGCCAGCATCGGCGTGGCCAAGGGTGACTTCTATCCGCGGATCACCCTGTCGGGCAACATCGGTTCACAAGCCCTGCAACTGAGCGATTTCGGCTCCTGGGGCTCACGTTCGTTCGGCATCGGCCCGCAATTGAGCCTGCCGCTGTTCGATGGCGGCCGCCTGCGCGGCATGTTGCACCTGCGCGAAGCACAGCAACAGGAAGCGGCCCTGGCCTACCAGCAAACCGTGCTGCGGGCCTGGCATGAAATCGACGATCAACTCACCGCCTACAACGCCAGTCAGTTGCGTCGCGACAGCCTCGCCGAAGCCGTGCGTCAGAACCAGATCGCCCTGCGCACCGCGCAACAGCAATACGTCGAAGGGGTGGTGGATTTCGTCAATGTCCTCACCGTGCAAGGCGAATTGCTGGCGACCCAGCAGCAGTGGGTCGAGAGCTCGACCGGGGTGTCGTTGGCGATGGTTGGCTTGTATAAGGCGCTGGGTGGGGGATGGGAGTCGGTGTATCCGGTGGCGGAGACGGCGCAGCTCTGATCGGCGAGCACACTCTTTCAACCAATGATGGCCATCCGCTTGACGCGCACCCCCGCTGTCGTAGACTCCGCTCATCCGTCAGGGAGTTACGGTTATGCGGCGTTTTCGTATTTTGGTTATGGGATTGACCTTTGTAACGTGCGTAGTACAGGCGCAAACGCCTGCGCCAGACGATCCGTTGCTGGAAAGCAGCGCGGTCGGCGGTGATGCGTCGGCCAGCAGTGAAGCCCGTGGTGTGCTGCGAGCCCGGGATCAGGCAGTGCTCGCCAGTGAGTTGTCGGGGCGGATTGTCGAGTTGCCGTTCAGTGAGGGCGAGTCGTTCAAGAAGGGCGATATCCTGGCGCGGTTTGACTGTTCGGCCTATCAGGCTCAGCTCAACGCGGCCCAGGCCGCCAACCGTGGCGCCGGTGAGGAGCTGGCCCATAACCGGCAACTGGCGGCGTTGAATTCGGTCGGGCGCTTTGAAGTGGCGCGGGCCGAGGCCAAGGTCAGCGAAACCCAGGCGCAATCTCAGGTTTATCAGGTTCAGGTCAAGCGTTGCAGCGTGGTCGCGCCGTTCGATGGTCAGGTCGTCGAACGCAAGGTCAAGCGCTACGAAAGCGTCGCTGCTGGCACGCCGCTGCTGGACGTAGTCGATAACCGCACTCTGGAAATTCATCTGTTGGTGCCGTCGCGCTGGATGGGCAAACTCAAGCCCGGCCAGACGTTCAGTTTTGTCCCCGATGAAACCGGTCGGCCTCTGGATGCCACGGTCAAGCGCCTCGGTGCGCGGATCGATGAAGGCAGCCAGACCTTGCTGCTGGTGGCGACACTGCCCAACGCCAGCGGTCTGTTGGCCGGCATGAGCGGAACGGCGCGTTTCGCGGAGCTCAAGTGAACGCCCCGGTAACGGGCGGCGCCGAGCAGGTGTTCGCAAGGTTTCTTGACCTCGAACGCCAGACCCGCGCCGCTCGCAATCCTTCGCAACTGGCTTACAGTCTGGTCAATGACGGCCAGGCGCTGTTCGGTTTCCGCCATGCCGCGCTGTTGATCGCCGGCAAGGTGCAGGCGGTGACCGGTGTCAGCGCCGTGGAACCGAATGCGCCGTTCGTGGCGTTTGTCGAGCAAGCGGTCGCGCAGTTGTTCAAGCTTGGCGTGCTGAAACAGGCTCGGGTGATCACACCCGATCTCCTTGGCCAATCCATTCAGGCCGACTGGCAAAGTCTGTCAGCCGCTCAGGTGTTCTGGTTGCCGCTGATCGATCATCGGGGCGAGGTGTTCGGTGGTCTGTGGCTGGCGCGGGATGTGCCGTGGAATCCTTCCGAGCAAGTGCTGCTGTCGCAACTGGGCGACACCTACAGCCACGCCTGGCTGGCGCTCCAACCGCGCAAACCCTGGCGGCTACGCTGGACGCGCAAGCGTCAGGTGGCGCTGGTCGCTGTGTTGTTGCTCGGGTTGCTGATTCCGGTGCGCCAATCGGTGCTGGCACCGGCCGAAGTCGTCCCGCTGGGCGGTCGGGTGGTGGCGGCGCCGCTGGACGGGGTGATCGCCGAGTTCCTGGTCAAACCCAACCAGACGGTGAAAACCGGCGACCTGCTGCTGCGCTTCGAAAGCACCACGCTCAAGGCTCAGGCCGATGTGGCCGAGCGCGCCCTGGGCGTTGCCGAAGCGGAACTCAAGGCCAATTCCCAACGCTCCTTCGCCGATGCCGAATCCAGTTCGAAAATCGATCTGCTGGCGGCCCGCGTCGAGCAAAAGCGCGCCGAGCGGGATTACGCCCGTGAACTGCTCAAACGCAGCGAGGTACGCGCCGAACGGGACGGCATCGCGGTGTTCGCCGACGCTGAGCGTTGGACCGGCAAACCGGTGCAAACCGGCGAGCGGCTGATGGAAATCGCCGACCCGAACCAGGCCGAGTTGCGCATCGAATTGGCCGTGGGCGATGCGATTTCCCTGGCGCCGGGAGCGCAAGTCGCGCTGTTTCTTGACAGCGATCCGTTGCAGCGGCATCTGGCCAAACTCGAACGTTCGGCCTACGAAGCGCAGCCCACCGCTGCCGGGCAACTGGCTTATCGACTGGATGCGACGTTCGACGCCGCACCGCCACGCATCGGCTTGCGTGGCACCGCGAAAGTCTTCGGCGACCGAGCGCCGCTGGCGTTGTACCTGTTGCGTCGACCGCTGGCCGGGTTACGTCAGAGCGTGGGTCTTTAGATGAGCCTGCCGAGCCTGCGGGCAGACCTGCAATTGTCGACGGCGGCTCCGGCCCTCGACGGTTCACCGTGCTGGACCCTGGCCGACCCGGTGCGAGGGCGTTATTTCAAACTTGGTGCGGCGGCGATGCGTCTGTTGCGCCATTGGTCTCTGGGCGATCCCGAGCAAGTGCTGCGTGCGGCCAACCGCGAGCCGGGGCTGGCGCTGGATGGCGCGGCGCTTGAGCAATTGCTGGAATTTTTGCGTGGCCACGACCTGATCAGCGCCCTCGATGCGCCGCAGCGCGCCAGTTACAGCTTGAAGGCCGCGGCTCAGCGCCAGAGCCTGTGGCAAATCCTGTTGCATCAATACCTGTTTTTCCGGATTCCGCTGTGGCGCCCGGACGCTTTTCTCAATCGCGTCTGGCCGTGGCTGGAGCGTTTCGGCCCACGCGCATTGCGCTACGGATTGCCCGCGACGCTGGGGCTTGGGGTGTTTCTGGTGTCGCGGGACTGGCAGCGATTCATCGCCACGTTTCCGCACCTGTTCAGCCTCGGCGGTGCGCTGGCGTTCGCAGTGGCGCTGTTTTTCGCCAAGCTGTGCCACGAGTTCGGCCACGCCTTCATGGCCAAGCGCGCCGGTTGTCGGGTGCAGAGCATGGGCGTGGCGTTCATGGTGCTGCTGCCGATGTTTTACACGGACGTCAGCGACGCCTGGCGCGTCAATGATCGACGTGCACGGTTGCTGATCGGTGCCGGTGGGGTGCTGGCGGAACTGGTGCTGGCGTGTATTGCGCTGCTTGCCTGGTCACTGCTGCCTGACGGCCCCGGACGTACGGCGGCGTTCATGCTCGCCAGTGCGACCTGGATCACCACACTGGTGATCAACCTCAACCCGTTCATGCGTTTCGACGGCTACTTCTTGCTCAGCGATTTCTGGGAAGTGGACAACCTTCAAGGGCGCGCCTTTGCCTTGTGCCGCTGGCGGCTGCGCGAGTTTTTGTTTGGTTACGCTGCCCCGGCGCCGGAGCCGTGGTCGCCGAAGATGCAGCGGCGTCTGCTGATCTGGGGGTATGGCGCGTGGCTGTGGCGCGCGGCGCTGTTTTTCGGGATTGCGCTGGCGGTCTATCACCTGTTCTTCAAGGTATTGGGGATCTTCCTGATGCTGGTGGAACTGGTCTGGTTCATCTTCTTGCCGATCCTGAACGAGTGGCGGCAATGGTGGAGCCGTCGCGAACAGGCGCATGCGCCTCGAGTGCTGCTCAGCGGTTTGACGTTGCTCGGGTTGTTGTTGCTGCTGGCGTTGCCGTGGCGCAGCGCGGTGGAGTTGCCGACGATGCTGGAGGCTGGACGCGCCAGTGCCCTGCACGCGCCGGTGGCGGCGCGGGTCAAAACAGTGAGTGTGCACGACGGCCAGGTCGTCGCTCAGGGTGAGGTGTTGATCGAACTGGAGTCGCCGGACCTGGACTCACGCCAGGCCATCGTCCGTCGCGAGATCCAGATTCAGCAGTTACAGATGCGTCGTCAGGCCGGTCGTAGCGAAACCGCGGCCGATGCTGGAATCGTCGAACAGCGCTTGGCTGAAGCCGTGGCCGAATACCGAGGCCTGGCCGCCCAGCGCGAGCGACTGCTGTTGCGCGCACCCCACGCCGGCAAAGTGCGCGATCTGCTGCCGCAGTTGGTGGCCGGTCGCTGGCTTTCGACCAAAGATCCTTTGGCGCGGGTGGTCGAAGACGGCGCGCGGTTGCGCGGTTATCTGGCCGAAGCCGAACTCTGGCGTGTTGCTCCGGGTGCCAGTGGGCGGTTCATCGCCGATGACCCGATGCACCCTGCGATCGCCGTGCAATTGACCGAAATCGATACCAACGGCGTGGCTTACGTCGATCAGGAAGCACTGACTTCCGATCACCATGGGCCGATTGCCGTACGCCGGGATCAGCATCAGCGCGCCGAGCCGGTACAGGCGCAGTACGGCGCGCGGTTGAGCATCCTCGAAAACACCCCGACACCGGTGCAACCCTTGCGCGGCCTAGTGGTGTTGCAGGGCCGCGGCGAGTCGGTGCTGGGCGTTGCCTGGCGGCGCATGGCGGCTCTGGGGGTCAGGGAAAGCGGTTTCTAAGGGAGAACAGCGATGGCGAACAGCGCTTCAGTGGCACCGGACGGTTTGGTGGTCAGGCCTTCGCGGGCCAGCGATGGACCTTTTTTGCACAGCCTTTACCAGGCGGCGCGCCCGGATCTGCAGTGGATCGACGGTGAGCAGGAGGTGGTTGAACAGGTGGTTGCCCAGCAATTCAACGTGCAGGAACAAGGGCTGGGGGAGAATTTCCCCAACGCCATGCATTACGTGATCGAGAAGCTCGACACGGCCATCGGCGCGCTGACCACGGATTTCGGCCCCAATGAAATTCGCGTGCTGTACCTGGCGTTCATCCCCCAGGCCCGAGGCCGGGGTTACGGTCGGACGGTGCTGCAAGGCGTGCAAAAAGCCGCGCAACAAATCCGCTGCCCGGTGGCAACGGTGGTCTGGGCCAACAACCCCCATGCGCGCCAGCATTACCTGGCCCTGGGGTTTCAGGTTGAAGAGCGCAACCCGGCGGCGGAGCGGCTGGTGTGGTATCCGAAGGGTTGAATACATACCGCCCCTTGTGGGAGCGAGCCTGCTCGCGAAAGGACCATCACTTTCAAAATCATTATTGAATGACCCACCGCTATCGCGAGCAGGCTCGCTCCCACATTGAGATCCATGTTCAGTTGAACGCGATGTAGAAGTACCCCAGTTGCGGATCACGCCCCATCGCCGGTACTCGCGAAACAAAAATATCTTCTACCTGACCCAGCTCCGGCAACTCCAGCGCACACAAGCCATCGACAAAGTCAGTGGGTTGCAGGCTGTTGAGCTCGACACTGAACGGCATGCGCTCGCTTTTGGGCATCTGTGAGTGGGGCGTTTCTTTCAGGGCGTCGATATGGATCGGCAGTTCACTGCCATCGGGCAACCGCAGCGTCCCCGTCTTGCCCAGCAGAGCCTGAAAGTGTTGGCTTTGAACCTGTTGCAGCATGGCATCACTCCATCAAGCAAAAGTGGCCGGGGGATTTGCATCCCCCGGCCAGCCCCTCAGTTACGCGAAGGGAACAAGCCGTTCAGGGCGATGCTGAAGTTGAGCACCAGGAACGGGTTCATCACCTCCATGGGCAAACCGTTGCCGGCGGACGAGATTTCCCCCGTCACCGTGCTGGTTACGCCCTTGAGCGGCACGGCTGCGGCACCTTGTTGATCGGAGTAAATACTCGCCGAGCCGGGCCCACCACCCGAAGCGCCGATGTAGGAGTTGGTCGCGGTCGGGTTGGTGACCGGGTTGCTCGCCGGGCTGGCCAGTTGCAGGGTGGTGGTGGCCGTGAGCCCGGACAAGGCGTGGGTGTGGTTGGGCAGGTTGTTGATGGTCGCGGTGACGTTCTCGGTGCCGGAGAATTCGCCGATGACACGCGGGGTCAGGCCCAGGCCGTTGCCCTGGGCCATCGGCAGACGGCCCTGCAGATTGGGCAACATGAAATTGGTGGTGCCATTGCCTCCATAGTAGGTTCCCAGTAGTGCGAAAACCGTGTTGTATTGCGAGATGCTCAGCGTCTGGCCGTTGCATAGGGCCCAGCCGTTGGGCGCGAAGTTAAAGGCGAAAGACTGGATAGTGCCGATGAATACTTCCATGGTTCCTCATCCCTCAGGTTAGTGTCTGAAGCGTCACGTTGCAGGCCCGGTTATCCGGGTAGATCGCAGTGATCAGCCGACTCCATTCATCTCCGTGGCTGGGTCACGCCACGCCAAAGCGTAGACGCTGATTGGAATGATTGCCGGACGTCGTCCGTCGCAAGGCCAGCATCGACGACGGCCCCGCGCCTGTCCTACAGTGCTCGGGACACTTCGGTATTCATTGGGTTGTAGCTCACCAGGTCGCAAGAAGGGGAGGCAATGGAGGCACGCAGAGAAACACCGCTGGGCGACACTCAGGACCCGCACGCGACGCCGGGGTCATGGGCGGTTGCCCGCCGCTTGCTTCGATGGGCGCGGGAGCACTGGTTGCTGCCGATCCTGGTATTGGCCACGCTGGTGCGTTTATACGACCTGACAGCGGCGGCGATCTGGGGCGACGAAGGTTCCAGCCTGTTGCTGAGCCAGTATTCGCTGGCCGGAATCTGGGAGCACGCGGCCCATGATGTGCATCCGCCGTTGTATTTCATGCTCCTGCACGGCTGGATCGAGTTGTTCGGCGACGGCATTTTTTCGATTCGCAGCCTGAGTGCGCTGCCGGGGATTGCCACCGTGGGGCTCGGCGTCTGGCTGGTGGACCTGCTCGCGACTCGCCGCGCCGCGTTGCTGGCCGGGGTTCTGCTGGCGCTGCTGCCCACGGCGGTGCGTTACAGCCAGGAAGTGCGGATGTATTCGCTGCTGGGGCTGTGGCTGATCGGTGCCACGATTGCCCTGATGTGCTGGATAAGACAGCCGCAACGCACGCGCTATCTGGTGATTTACACCTTGCTGATGAGTGCGGCGTTCTACACCCATTACTTCACCGCGCTGTGCGTGCTGTGTCATTGGCTGTATCTGGGCCTGATCCGCGTGCAGCCAGGGTATCGATTGCGGCACATTCAGCGCTCCGGCTGGTGGCTGGCCAATGTGGCCATTGTGCTGTTGTACCTGCCGTGGGTGCCCAGCCTGATCGATCTGATCCAGCACATGGATCAGCTCAAGGCCAATGGCGATGTGGGCTGGGAGAACCCCGTCACGCTCGGCTCATTGCCGTCGATGATCTGGTCGCTCCTGATCCAGGACGATGGCGAGAACCTGCCCACGCTGATTTTTATCGCGCTGCCACTGGCGCTGGCGGCCCTGGCGGGTGTGGCGCTGGCCCGGGACCGCAGTGTGTTCCGTGGCAGTGCGCTGGCGGTGATCTACTCCGTTGTCCCGTTGTTGCTGGTGTTTTCGGCGTCGTTCATCTCGCCGGTGTTCATCGAGCGTTACCTGACCGCTTATGCCTTGGGCCTGCCGATGTTTGTCGCGCTGGCCGTCGATCGCTTATACGCAGACTTCAAGGTATTGGCGCTGGCCGTGCTGCTGCTGTTTGTCGGCGTTGAGCTGGTGGGTCTGAAGAACAATGCCACGGTGGATACCAACGATCAGATCAGCGTCATGGTCAACTACGTGAACCAGCACTTCACCCCCGGCGACCGAATCGTCACCAGCGACATGCTCTGGTACCTCAGTTATGTCTATTACAACCGGACAGACGCCAAACCGTTGCTGTACACACCGCCCTTGGCCGATGGCAGGTCGAGCAGGCCGAACGCTTACGGTTTCGGCACGCTGGTAAGCAATGACATCTACCTGGATAGCCTCGGCGGCTTGGCCAAAGACACTGGTCGCGTGTGGCTGGTCGGTACCATCGACGGGCCGGACGAGTTCGCCTCCTTGCCCGCGGGGTGGCAACGTATCAACGAGACCCGGGCGGGAGGCGCCTATGCGCGCTTGTATGTGTTGAAGTAATCCCGTGATGGAAGGCTTAAACGATTCATCTTTCAGGCCGTTATATAA belongs to Pseudomonas sp. B21-015 and includes:
- a CDS encoding efflux RND transporter periplasmic adaptor subunit, which gives rise to MNAPVTGGAEQVFARFLDLERQTRAARNPSQLAYSLVNDGQALFGFRHAALLIAGKVQAVTGVSAVEPNAPFVAFVEQAVAQLFKLGVLKQARVITPDLLGQSIQADWQSLSAAQVFWLPLIDHRGEVFGGLWLARDVPWNPSEQVLLSQLGDTYSHAWLALQPRKPWRLRWTRKRQVALVAVLLLGLLIPVRQSVLAPAEVVPLGGRVVAAPLDGVIAEFLVKPNQTVKTGDLLLRFESTTLKAQADVAERALGVAEAELKANSQRSFADAESSSKIDLLAARVEQKRAERDYARELLKRSEVRAERDGIAVFADAERWTGKPVQTGERLMEIADPNQAELRIELAVGDAISLAPGAQVALFLDSDPLQRHLAKLERSAYEAQPTAAGQLAYRLDATFDAAPPRIGLRGTAKVFGDRAPLALYLLRRPLAGLRQSVGL
- a CDS encoding glycosyltransferase family 39 protein, with amino-acid sequence MEARRETPLGDTQDPHATPGSWAVARRLLRWAREHWLLPILVLATLVRLYDLTAAAIWGDEGSSLLLSQYSLAGIWEHAAHDVHPPLYFMLLHGWIELFGDGIFSIRSLSALPGIATVGLGVWLVDLLATRRAALLAGVLLALLPTAVRYSQEVRMYSLLGLWLIGATIALMCWIRQPQRTRYLVIYTLLMSAAFYTHYFTALCVLCHWLYLGLIRVQPGYRLRHIQRSGWWLANVAIVLLYLPWVPSLIDLIQHMDQLKANGDVGWENPVTLGSLPSMIWSLLIQDDGENLPTLIFIALPLALAALAGVALARDRSVFRGSALAVIYSVVPLLLVFSASFISPVFIERYLTAYALGLPMFVALAVDRLYADFKVLALAVLLLFVGVELVGLKNNATVDTNDQISVMVNYVNQHFTPGDRIVTSDMLWYLSYVYYNRTDAKPLLYTPPLADGRSSRPNAYGFGTLVSNDIYLDSLGGLAKDTGRVWLVGTIDGPDEFASLPAGWQRINETRAGGAYARLYVLK
- a CDS encoding HlyD family efflux transporter periplasmic adaptor subunit codes for the protein MSLPSLRADLQLSTAAPALDGSPCWTLADPVRGRYFKLGAAAMRLLRHWSLGDPEQVLRAANREPGLALDGAALEQLLEFLRGHDLISALDAPQRASYSLKAAAQRQSLWQILLHQYLFFRIPLWRPDAFLNRVWPWLERFGPRALRYGLPATLGLGVFLVSRDWQRFIATFPHLFSLGGALAFAVALFFAKLCHEFGHAFMAKRAGCRVQSMGVAFMVLLPMFYTDVSDAWRVNDRRARLLIGAGGVLAELVLACIALLAWSLLPDGPGRTAAFMLASATWITTLVINLNPFMRFDGYFLLSDFWEVDNLQGRAFALCRWRLREFLFGYAAPAPEPWSPKMQRRLLIWGYGAWLWRAALFFGIALAVYHLFFKVLGIFLMLVELVWFIFLPILNEWRQWWSRREQAHAPRVLLSGLTLLGLLLLLALPWRSAVELPTMLEAGRASALHAPVAARVKTVSVHDGQVVAQGEVLIELESPDLDSRQAIVRREIQIQQLQMRRQAGRSETAADAGIVEQRLAEAVAEYRGLAAQRERLLLRAPHAGKVRDLLPQLVAGRWLSTKDPLARVVEDGARLRGYLAEAELWRVAPGASGRFIADDPMHPAIAVQLTEIDTNGVAYVDQEALTSDHHGPIAVRRDQHQRAEPVQAQYGARLSILENTPTPVQPLRGLVVLQGRGESVLGVAWRRMAALGVRESGF
- a CDS encoding HlyD family secretion protein; its protein translation is MTTQSKQKIAVGVAAVMAVGVLIYLLAPGLFGKRTQQNTNDAFVSADFTLVAPRVAGFIKEVLVEDNQQVKAGQLLALIDDRDLRAAAEAADAETLVARAQLQNARSTLERQTSVIAQAQATVVSAKAEMAFAEHELNRYNHLAGVGAGTVQNAQQARTRIDQASARLANATAVLAAERKQVEILTAQRDAAEGGLKRAQAALEMASYELSYTRIVAPQDGMVGERAVRVGAYVTPGSKILAVVPLERAYVVANFQETQLTDVQPGQSVQVHVDSLGGEALRGRVESIAPATGVTFASVKPDNATGNFTKVVQRIAVKIVLEPGQALAERLRVGMSVEARIDTASSGEREVAQR
- a CDS encoding phage tail protein, which translates into the protein MEVFIGTIQSFAFNFAPNGWALCNGQTLSISQYNTVFALLGTYYGGNGTTNFMLPNLQGRLPMAQGNGLGLTPRVIGEFSGTENVTATINNLPNHTHALSGLTATTTLQLASPASNPVTNPTATNSYIGASGGGPGSASIYSDQQGAAAVPLKGVTSTVTGEISSAGNGLPMEVMNPFLVLNFSIALNGLFPSRN
- a CDS encoding GNAT family N-acetyltransferase; this translates as MANSASVAPDGLVVRPSRASDGPFLHSLYQAARPDLQWIDGEQEVVEQVVAQQFNVQEQGLGENFPNAMHYVIEKLDTAIGALTTDFGPNEIRVLYLAFIPQARGRGYGRTVLQGVQKAAQQIRCPVATVVWANNPHARQHYLALGFQVEERNPAAERLVWYPKG
- a CDS encoding efflux transporter outer membrane subunit; amino-acid sequence: MNFVNRTPLWRGSLLPLGCEAAPKIASAAHSNGSKLPRHRVSIHSVVFVLSLFSLSACTVGPDFQKPLPQQVAEWSKPGNAAASQIASSEMDERWWEVFNDPKLSALTQRALTDNLDLKLASSRLQQSRAARQVVTANRYPNTAATGSYGRKRNSGEGLNDPSGNNGDSAYNLWDAGFSASWELDFWGRVRRETEAADATLEVAENDRRGVLLSVLAETAQDYIQLRGVQSTRAVTEQNLDVARHSLKLSQLRLADGVATDLDVAEAAAQVAAIESRLPALEQRQSQLINALSLLMGEPPQALSAELSTDAPVPQTPRQVAIGLPSQLAERRPDIRQAEARLHAATASIGVAKGDFYPRITLSGNIGSQALQLSDFGSWGSRSFGIGPQLSLPLFDGGRLRGMLHLREAQQQEAALAYQQTVLRAWHEIDDQLTAYNASQLRRDSLAEAVRQNQIALRTAQQQYVEGVVDFVNVLTVQGELLATQQQWVESSTGVSLAMVGLYKALGGGWESVYPVAETAQL
- a CDS encoding efflux RND transporter periplasmic adaptor subunit; this translates as MRRFRILVMGLTFVTCVVQAQTPAPDDPLLESSAVGGDASASSEARGVLRARDQAVLASELSGRIVELPFSEGESFKKGDILARFDCSAYQAQLNAAQAANRGAGEELAHNRQLAALNSVGRFEVARAEAKVSETQAQSQVYQVQVKRCSVVAPFDGQVVERKVKRYESVAAGTPLLDVVDNRTLEIHLLVPSRWMGKLKPGQTFSFVPDETGRPLDATVKRLGARIDEGSQTLLLVATLPNASGLLAGMSGTARFAELK
- a CDS encoding DUF6916 family protein, which gives rise to MLQQVQSQHFQALLGKTGTLRLPDGSELPIHIDALKETPHSQMPKSERMPFSVELNSLQPTDFVDGLCALELPELGQVEDIFVSRVPAMGRDPQLGYFYIAFN